CGCTACCAAGCTCACGCCAGAAGACACCGAAAAAGGGCTCTTCGAGGTCAAGCAGCGTGTAGAGTCGCATGGCGCCGTTTTTGTTCCTCTTGCCGGCGACATCGGAGACACCGCGGCCAGGAATCGGCTGCTTGAACAGGCGCTTGAGGCTTTCGGGCGCATCGACCTGCTTGTGAATAACGCCGGCGTGGGCCTCCTGAAACGTCTCGATATCCTCGAAACCACCGAGGAGAGTTTCGAGCGGCTGATACGCATCAACCTCAAGGGACCATTCTTTCTTACCCAATCCGTCGCCAACCACATGATTCGCCAGGTGAAAGAAGGGACCGAGTACCTGCCAAGCATCATTTTCATCACCAGCATCTCGAGCAATACCGCAAGTCCCAATCGCGCCGAGTACTGCGTGAGCAAGGCGGGACTGAGTATGACCGCCCAGAATTTCGCGGTACGCCTGGCTGAATTCGGCATAAACGTTTACGACATCCGGCCGGGAATCATCGCCACCGACATGACCGCCCCGGTTACCGAAAAGTACGACAAGCTCATCGCGGAAGGCATCCTTCTCCAGAGGCGCTGGGGCACGCCCGAAGACGTCGGCAAGGCGGTCGCAGGCCTCGCTAAGGGACATTTCCAGTACTCCACAGGCGCCGTCATCGAGGTTGGGGGCGGCTTCGGCGTCATGCGGCTATAGCTAAATCCCACTCAATACACGGCGCAAAACATCCTGTTACTTTGACTTGCAAAGGCCGAGACGTTACAATTCTGCCTTTGATTCAGGCGATTTCGGGCCGCTATTGTCTATGCAACCTTCGATTGG
The Candidatus Hydrogenedentota bacterium DNA segment above includes these coding regions:
- a CDS encoding 3-ketoacyl-ACP reductase, coding for MRKPVAMITGASRGIGRGIAIELARNGYDVIGTATKLTPEDTEKGLFEVKQRVESHGAVFVPLAGDIGDTAARNRLLEQALEAFGRIDLLVNNAGVGLLKRLDILETTEESFERLIRINLKGPFFLTQSVANHMIRQVKEGTEYLPSIIFITSISSNTASPNRAEYCVSKAGLSMTAQNFAVRLAEFGINVYDIRPGIIATDMTAPVTEKYDKLIAEGILLQRRWGTPEDVGKAVAGLAKGHFQYSTGAVIEVGGGFGVMRL